A stretch of the Hydra vulgaris chromosome 09, alternate assembly HydraT2T_AEP genome encodes the following:
- the LOC100211576 gene encoding USP6 N-terminal-like protein isoform X2: MSEYIDDEDSAKVRAAIVERYKRGPQGPVDPWEDASFIVYQVMDHYGFLHKNPLPVIRDPRMEEIELERAGKWIKMFSNWKNYFNGDKPSEKLRRRIYKGIPPRVRGEAWKKILNLQNVAKKGVYEKFKKVALENSPDIRQIDLDVNRTYRDHIMFRDRFGVKQQALFNVLAAYSIYNTEVGYCQGMSGIVALLLMYMDEEATFWALSELLADRKHAMHGLFVPGFPKLIRFQNHHDKVVKKLLPKLGKHLEEENVNTNLYTLKWFMQCFLDRLPFSLVLRVYDIYMIDGDRILTAMAYHILKIFRKRIMKMDFESIAPFLQEEIPNSNLNDDLVLEELQESMNELKKAKLDVCPPPSSSELPTKVLGTLPDRNSFMTASKRARSSGDRKSIVEVPIGRPPSPVLSSNNIVTVSGYEKPNNQKSSSFKNSADRKKLKESSSKILENGINSTSPPRHVQKDTSLQKNGQNSYSNYDEEIYRKFPQHFEEKKHENGYAKKIAAIPLPDYSDDSEYENDDAHSKKVSGSNNRVALSSGYATQTHL; the protein is encoded by the coding sequence atgaGTGAATATATTGACGATGAGGATAGTGCGAAAGTCAGAGCAGCTATAGTTGAGAGATATAAAAGAGGTCCACAAGGACCAGTTGATCCATGGGAAGATGCAAGCTTTATTGTCTATCAAGTTATGGATCATTATGGTTTTCTCCATAAAAATCCATTGCCTGTTATTCGAGATCCAAGGATGGAGGAAATTGAACTTGAACGTGCAGGTAAATGGATAAAGATGTTTTCTAATtggaaaaattactttaatggAGACAAACCTTCAGAAAAACTCAGACGCAGAATTTATAAAGGTATTCCACCTCGTGTGCGTGGGGAAgcttggaaaaaaattttgaatttacaaaatgttgcaaaaaaaggtgtttatgaaaaatttaaaaaagttgctttGGAAAATAGTCCTGATATAAGACAAATAGATTTAGATGTTAACAGAACTTATCGTGATCATATTATGTTTCGTGATAGGTTTGGAGTTAAACAACAAGCATTATTCAATGTTTTAGCTGCTTATTCAATTTATAATACAGAAGTTGGTTATTGTCAAGGGATGAGCGGAATTGTAGCTTTATTACTTATGTATATGGATGAAGAGGCTACATTTTGGGCTTTGTCTGAACTATTGGCTGATCGTAAACATGCTATGCACGGATTATTTGTACCTGGTTTCCCAAAACTTATACGTTTCCAAAATCACCATGACaaagtagttaaaaaacttCTTCCAAAACTCGGAAAACATTTAGAAGAAGAAAAtgttaatacaaatttatatacacTTAAATGGTTTATGCAATGCTTTTTAGATCGATTAccattttctttagttttgagagtttatgatatttatatgaTTGATGGAGATCGTATTTTAACAGCTATGGCTTATCATATTCTAAAGATATTTAGAAAAAGAATCATGAAAATGGATTTTGAAAGTATTGCTCCTTTTTTACAAGAGGAAATTCCAAATTCAAACTTAAATGATGATTTGGTTTTAGAAGAATTACAGGAATcaatgaatgaattaaaaaaagctaaactaGATGTCTGTCCTCCACCTTCTAGCAGTGAGCTTCCTACTAAAGTTCTTGGTACACTTCCTGATAGAAATTCATTTATGACAGCTTCTAAGCGTGCACGAAGCTCCGGTGATCGTAAAAGTATTGTTGAGGTTCCAATTGGGCGTCCTCCGTCACCAGTTTTGTCATCTAATAATATAGTAACAGTTTCTGGTTATGAGAAGCCAAATAATCAAAAGtcatcaagttttaaaaacagtgcagatcgaaaaaaattaaaggaaagtagtagtaaaattttagaaaatggAATAAATTCGACCAGTCCACCTAGACATGTTCAAAAAGATACTAGTTTGCAGAAAAATGGACAAAATAGTTATTCAAATTATGATGAAGAAATTTATCGAAAATTTCCACAACATTTTGAAGAAAAGAAACACGAAAAtggttatgcaaaaaaaattgcagcTATACCTCTTCCAGATTATTCAGATGATTCAGAGTATGAAAATGACGATGCTCATTCTAAGAAAGTTTCTGGAAGTAATAATAGAGTTGCATTAAGTTCTGGTTATGCTACTCAAACacatttataa